A genome region from Deinococcus sp. KNUC1210 includes the following:
- the rph gene encoding ribonuclease PH — protein MPPLPNQPADRQGRALLEARPLVVERGVSRYAEGSARLRLGHTEILATVSIEAKVPPHVRGKREGWLMAEYSMLPRSTQDRMNRERNLQNGRRHEIQRLLGRVFRVALDLSHFRNQTLIIDCDVLEADGGTRVASVMAGYAALHDLCDRQVKAGTLTDWPIRSPLGAVSVGLVGSDIRLDLDYSEDARARADLNVIVTGEGKVVEVQGGAEGEAIAPDLYIELLRAGVGGAGTLLASLQRQL, from the coding sequence ATGCCGCCTCTGCCGAATCAACCCGCCGATCGACAGGGCCGCGCCCTGCTGGAAGCTCGTCCGCTTGTCGTGGAACGCGGCGTCAGCAGATATGCCGAGGGCAGTGCGCGGCTGCGGCTGGGCCATACCGAGATCCTGGCGACCGTCAGCATCGAGGCCAAGGTGCCGCCGCATGTACGTGGCAAGCGCGAGGGCTGGCTGATGGCCGAATACTCGATGTTGCCGCGCAGCACCCAGGACCGTATGAACCGCGAGCGCAATCTTCAGAACGGACGCAGGCACGAAATTCAGCGGCTGCTGGGGCGGGTGTTCAGGGTCGCCCTCGACCTGAGCCACTTCAGGAACCAGACGCTCATCATCGACTGCGACGTGCTGGAGGCTGACGGCGGTACCCGTGTGGCGAGCGTGATGGCGGGCTACGCGGCGCTGCACGACCTGTGTGACCGGCAGGTGAAGGCGGGCACCCTGACCGACTGGCCGATCCGCTCGCCGCTGGGGGCAGTCAGCGTCGGGCTGGTCGGGAGCGACATCCGGCTCGATCTCGATTACAGCGAGGATGCCCGCGCCCGTGCCGATCTGAACGTGATCGTGACCGGTGAAGGCAAGGTGGTGGAAGTGCAGGGCGGCGCGGAAGGCGAGGCGATTGCGCCAGACCTGTATATCGAGCTGCTCAGGGCGGGCGTCGGCGGCGCGGGAACGCTGCTGGCCTCACTTCAGCGCCAGCTCTGA
- a CDS encoding toxic anion resistance protein: MTDDANAPMQLTPPETLQAPAAVPTVTPQQSPEMVPLKEQDRAALDERAQNFMAQLLSADVHSGVFQEKATAIHNLGADEIRQAASVSSRMLERPMRETKLGSLAEGAQVAKGLTDLRRTVEELDPSRAGDLFSVRKLLGLIPFGSNIQSYFDRYTSAQGHLNAILNTLARSQDELRKDNAAIEQEKVNLWNLMQKLRQYVYVGRAVDTALTERLAALDTTDPEKARIVREELLFAVRQRVTDLLTQLAVSVQGYLALDLVRRNNLELIKGVDRASTTTVSALRTAVIVAQALANQKLVLDQVTALNTTTANMIEGTSRLLKTQGAAIQQQASSATINVDRLKAAFDNIYSALDDVSTYRLKALDNFSRSIDTLQAQVDGAQKYLDRERSQASKEVGGQLDVAGAADLKL; this comes from the coding sequence ATGACCGATGATGCCAATGCCCCGATGCAGCTCACGCCCCCCGAAACGCTTCAGGCGCCGGCGGCGGTGCCCACTGTCACGCCGCAGCAGAGTCCGGAGATGGTCCCCCTGAAGGAGCAGGACCGAGCAGCGCTGGACGAGCGGGCGCAGAACTTCATGGCGCAGCTCCTGAGTGCCGACGTGCACAGCGGCGTCTTTCAGGAAAAGGCCACCGCGATTCACAATCTGGGAGCCGACGAGATCCGGCAGGCGGCGAGTGTCAGCAGCCGCATGCTGGAGCGCCCGATGCGCGAAACCAAGCTGGGATCGCTGGCCGAGGGCGCACAGGTGGCAAAGGGCCTGACCGATCTGCGCCGCACCGTCGAGGAACTCGATCCGTCGCGGGCGGGCGACCTCTTCAGCGTTCGCAAGCTGCTGGGCCTGATTCCCTTCGGCAGCAACATCCAGTCGTATTTCGACCGCTACACCTCGGCGCAGGGCCACCTGAACGCCATTCTGAACACGCTGGCCCGCAGCCAGGACGAGCTTCGCAAGGACAACGCGGCCATCGAGCAGGAAAAGGTGAATCTCTGGAACCTGATGCAGAAACTGCGCCAGTACGTGTACGTGGGCCGCGCCGTCGATACGGCCCTGACCGAGAGGCTGGCCGCCCTCGACACCACCGACCCCGAGAAGGCCCGCATCGTGCGCGAGGAACTGCTGTTCGCGGTACGCCAGCGCGTCACCGATCTGCTGACCCAGCTCGCGGTGAGCGTGCAGGGCTATCTGGCGCTCGATCTGGTGCGCCGCAACAACCTCGAACTGATCAAGGGCGTGGACAGGGCCAGCACCACCACCGTCAGTGCGCTGCGAACCGCTGTCATCGTGGCACAGGCGCTGGCCAATCAGAAACTGGTGCTCGATCAGGTGACGGCGCTGAACACCACCACCGCCAACATGATCGAGGGAACCAGCCGCCTGCTCAAGACCCAGGGCGCGGCCATTCAGCAGCAGGCGAGCAGCGCCACCATCAATGTCGATCGCCTGAAGGCAGCCTTCGACAACATCTATTCGGCACTCGACGACGTTTCGACGTACCGCCTGAAGGCGCTCGACAACTTTTCCAGGAGCATCGACACGCTTCAGGCACAGGTGGACGGCGCTCAGAAATACCTCGACCGAGAGCGTTCGCAGGCGTCGAAGGAGGTCGGCGGCCAGCTGGATGTGGCCGGAGCCGCTGACCTGAAGTTATGA
- the murI gene encoding glutamate racemase, with translation MKGHASAPIGVFDSGVGGLSVLQNVRAELPHEDLLYYADQANCPYGERSPAEIERYTLAAVRWLKARGCKLVVIACNTACAFSLSAVRRTLEQEGDDPSCIVGLVPALKPAVLQTVSGVVGVFATPVTLQGSLLQEVIEKHAVPAGVQVHKVFHPRLVPLVEAGAANSPEARAVLREVLTPLAQAGADSLVLGCTHYPFLEASIHAEFGETFALYDSGAGVARRVRSLLEASDLLNPGVAPGTLRLFTTGQASGVQAVVQQLLGTAVEVESLSARSPLSAVPGAEVHS, from the coding sequence GTGAAGGGCCACGCTTCGGCTCCCATCGGGGTCTTCGATTCGGGTGTGGGCGGCCTGTCGGTGCTGCAAAACGTGCGTGCCGAGCTGCCACATGAAGACCTGCTGTACTACGCCGATCAGGCCAACTGTCCGTATGGCGAACGCTCTCCTGCCGAGATCGAACGGTACACGCTGGCAGCGGTGCGCTGGCTCAAGGCACGCGGCTGCAAGCTGGTCGTGATCGCCTGCAACACTGCCTGCGCCTTCTCGCTGTCCGCTGTCCGCCGCACGCTGGAGCAGGAAGGCGACGATCCGAGCTGCATCGTGGGTCTGGTTCCGGCGCTCAAGCCTGCGGTGCTGCAGACCGTCAGCGGCGTGGTCGGCGTGTTCGCCACTCCAGTCACGCTGCAGGGTTCGCTGCTTCAGGAAGTCATCGAGAAGCATGCGGTTCCGGCAGGCGTGCAGGTTCACAAGGTCTTTCACCCGAGGCTGGTGCCGCTGGTCGAGGCGGGCGCGGCAAACAGCCCCGAGGCCCGCGCCGTGCTGCGCGAGGTCCTGACGCCGCTGGCACAGGCCGGAGCCGACAGTCTGGTGCTGGGCTGCACCCACTACCCGTTTCTGGAAGCGTCGATCCACGCCGAGTTCGGGGAAACATTTGCGCTGTACGACTCGGGGGCGGGCGTGGCGCGGCGGGTGCGCTCGCTGCTGGAGGCCAGCGATCTGCTGAATCCCGGCGTGGCTCCGGGCACGCTGCGGCTGTTCACCACCGGGCAGGCGAGCGGCGTGCAGGCCGTGGTGCAGCAGCTTCTGGGCACGGCTGTCGAGGTCGAGTCGCTGTCTGCCCGGTCTCCGCTCAGCGCCGTTCCCGGTGCCGAGGTCCACTCCTGA
- a CDS encoding CAP domain-containing protein produces MTKRFWPAVALSLLPMLLVACPQPSPPDPVTPDGDLAQVVTNYTADPAFKQIRGVIAPDTFDAPEQQALDLVNQARAKGAVCSYKGVQTVFPASAPLKLEGHLQRAAEWHAADMQARNYMDHKAPAPAPHGIYPINRILNAGYLPPSSVVSAENIAANSISADPAAVVAKWLASDDFHCNAMMDPTKIDAGLALVGTHWALDLGQPK; encoded by the coding sequence ATGACGAAACGCTTCTGGCCTGCTGTTGCCCTGAGTCTGCTGCCCATGCTGCTGGTGGCCTGCCCGCAGCCCTCTCCACCCGATCCGGTGACGCCCGACGGCGATCTGGCTCAGGTCGTCACCAACTACACGGCAGACCCTGCCTTCAAGCAGATTCGCGGTGTCATCGCCCCCGATACCTTCGATGCCCCCGAACAACAGGCGCTCGACCTCGTCAATCAGGCGCGGGCAAAGGGCGCTGTCTGCTCGTACAAGGGCGTGCAGACGGTCTTTCCTGCTTCTGCACCGCTGAAACTCGAAGGCCACCTTCAGCGGGCCGCCGAATGGCACGCTGCCGACATGCAGGCCCGGAACTACATGGATCACAAAGCGCCCGCTCCGGCCCCGCACGGCATCTACCCGATCAACCGTATTCTGAATGCCGGCTATCTGCCGCCGAGTTCAGTGGTGTCTGCCGAGAATATCGCTGCCAATTCCATCTCTGCCGATCCTGCCGCCGTCGTGGCGAAATGGCTGGCAAGCGACGACTTTCACTGCAACGCCATGATGGACCCGACCAAGATCGATGCCGGACTGGCCCTGGTCGGAACGCACTGGGCCCTAGATCTCGGCCAGCCGAAGTAG
- a CDS encoding YkgJ family cysteine cluster protein, with product MSDLFEAPGEYAPRSTWQRGCSACGACCSAPDIAALKKPLGVPCLHLGAGCLCRIYQERPDACRNYQPDWVCGEVAPLPTLQARIQRFLEIYGLLEEHAAAVATERQR from the coding sequence GTGTCTGACCTGTTCGAAGCGCCCGGCGAATACGCTCCGCGCTCGACGTGGCAGCGCGGGTGCAGTGCGTGCGGCGCCTGTTGCAGCGCTCCCGACATCGCTGCCCTGAAGAAACCGCTGGGTGTACCCTGCCTCCACCTGGGTGCGGGCTGCCTGTGCCGCATCTATCAGGAGCGTCCAGACGCCTGCCGCAACTATCAGCCCGACTGGGTCTGCGGTGAGGTAGCCCCGCTGCCCACACTTCAGGCGCGGATCCAGCGCTTTCTGGAGATTTACGGCCTGCTCGAAGAACACGCTGCGGCAGTCGCCACCGAACGCCAGCGCTGA
- a CDS encoding VWA domain-containing protein, whose protein sequence is MKPRAGAGLLLPLLLAACTPKEVPTLTLMGGSELTDLKPILDDVAKTAGVKLEIRYTGTLDGTEQLLGGAKPDLVWFASARYLQLQPGMQGRVVSSEKIMLSPVLLGVKTSDARKWGWVGKPPSWKEIAARAASGDLKYGMANPAASNSGLSALIGVAAAISGKGDAITAADVTSGELKGFFRGQALTAGSSGWLSDAYVQDQGRLNGLINYESVLLSLNAAGKLQEPLTLIYPTDGLITADYPLLLLNRARQPEYQKLVDALKSPDIQQRIMDETRRRPVNTAVRLSSQFPGGLNIELPYPGSASAINAILSAFLQDTRRPASTIFVLDTSGSMGGDRMDGLKTALLGLSGADTTLTGQFSGFAARERVTIIPFSSSVEDPRTTDIGTAAQKSAALASLRGQIDALSADGGTNIYGALEAAYRAAQRQADPARYTSIVLMTDGERNQGPSSEQFRRFFAGLPAAAKTVKTFTILFGDGNRQEMNDIATLTGGRSFDGTKDLQAAFKQIRGYQ, encoded by the coding sequence ATGAAGCCGCGTGCTGGTGCGGGCCTGCTGCTGCCGCTGCTGCTGGCGGCCTGTACACCGAAGGAGGTGCCCACCCTGACGCTGATGGGCGGCTCGGAACTGACCGATCTGAAGCCGATTCTGGACGACGTGGCGAAGACGGCGGGCGTGAAGCTCGAGATTCGTTACACCGGCACGCTCGACGGCACCGAGCAGCTGCTGGGCGGCGCGAAGCCCGATCTGGTGTGGTTTGCCAGCGCCCGCTACCTGCAACTTCAGCCGGGAATGCAGGGCCGGGTGGTGTCGTCCGAGAAGATCATGCTCTCGCCCGTGCTGCTGGGCGTGAAGACCTCGGATGCCAGAAAGTGGGGCTGGGTCGGCAAGCCGCCGAGCTGGAAGGAGATCGCCGCGCGGGCAGCCAGCGGCGATCTGAAATACGGCATGGCGAATCCGGCGGCCAGCAACAGCGGCCTCTCGGCGCTGATCGGCGTGGCGGCGGCCATCAGCGGCAAGGGCGACGCCATCACCGCTGCCGACGTGACCAGCGGCGAACTCAAGGGGTTTTTCAGAGGGCAGGCCCTCACGGCAGGGTCGAGCGGCTGGCTGTCCGACGCCTACGTGCAGGATCAGGGGCGGCTGAACGGCCTGATCAACTACGAAAGCGTGCTGCTGAGTCTGAACGCCGCTGGCAAGTTGCAGGAACCGCTGACGCTGATCTATCCGACCGATGGCCTGATCACCGCCGATTATCCGCTGCTGCTGCTGAACAGGGCGCGGCAGCCCGAATATCAGAAGCTGGTGGACGCGCTCAAGTCGCCCGACATCCAGCAGCGCATCATGGACGAGACGCGGCGGCGGCCCGTGAACACGGCGGTCAGGCTGTCCAGTCAGTTTCCGGGCGGTCTGAACATCGAGTTGCCGTATCCCGGCAGTGCCAGCGCCATCAATGCCATTCTCAGCGCCTTTTTGCAGGATACCCGGCGGCCTGCCAGCACCATTTTCGTGCTCGACACCAGCGGCAGCATGGGTGGCGACCGCATGGACGGGCTGAAAACGGCGCTGCTGGGCCTGAGCGGGGCCGACACCACCCTGACCGGGCAGTTTTCAGGGTTCGCCGCCCGCGAGCGCGTGACCATCATTCCGTTCAGTTCCAGCGTCGAAGACCCGCGCACCACCGACATCGGCACGGCGGCACAGAAGTCGGCAGCGCTGGCATCGCTGCGCGGACAGATCGACGCCCTGAGCGCCGACGGCGGCACCAACATCTATGGCGCTCTGGAAGCCGCGTACCGGGCCGCGCAGAGGCAGGCCGACCCTGCCCGCTACACCAGCATCGTGCTGATGACCGACGGCGAACGCAACCAGGGGCCGAGTTCCGAGCAGTTCCGGCGGTTTTTCGCTGGCCTGCCCGCCGCTGCCAAGACCGTCAAGACCTTCACCATCCTGTTCGGAGACGGCAACAGGCAGGAAATGAACGACATCGCCACGCTCACCGGGGGCCGCAGCTTCGACGGCACCAAAGACCTCCAGGCGGCCTTCAAGCAGATTC
- a CDS encoding non-canonical purine NTP pyrophosphatase: MRKTPRSRPARSRWSPGCQRWPTNSGLEVEALGGAPGIYSARFGNLKSDLERNLHLLEQLRPHTNRRAKFVSVVLLAYPDGQVEAYRGEVAGQLLEGPRGQGGFGYDPLFLLPDGRTMGELSVAEKRAVSHRGRALEALKSAHASRSA, translated from the coding sequence ATGAGGAAAACGCCGCGCTCAAGGCCTGCGCGGTCTCGCTGGTCACCGGGCTGCCAGCGCTGGCCGACGAACAGCGGCCTGGAGGTCGAGGCGCTGGGCGGCGCACCCGGCATCTACAGCGCCCGCTTCGGAAATCTGAAAAGCGATCTGGAGCGGAACCTGCACCTGCTGGAGCAGCTGCGCCCGCACACCAACCGCCGCGCCAAATTCGTGAGCGTGGTGCTGCTGGCGTACCCCGACGGTCAGGTGGAAGCGTACCGGGGCGAAGTCGCGGGGCAACTGCTGGAAGGACCGCGTGGGCAGGGCGGCTTCGGCTACGATCCGCTGTTTCTGCTGCCAGACGGGCGCACCATGGGCGAGCTGTCGGTGGCCGAGAAGCGCGCCGTGTCTCACCGTGGGCGAGCGCTGGAAGCCCTCAAATCCGCGCATGCTTCCCGGTCTGCCTGA
- a CDS encoding 4Fe-4S dicluster domain-containing protein, producing MLENVFKLLGEYGNVLPRYTGPRCLSERLSVGGCDLCQQACPHDAIIIFQSVSINADACTGCGLCTQACPSGALEYDVTAPLNAVREQKAQPQGAKIVCSKSEEGGRSVPCLARLTASTVMAAGAWDTPLTLVHGDCETCTLGGPSVPASVQGVIDEAQRLRAPTGRPTDVTLRAHDPEQQGSGERVSRRLLFGAVARGAGRMAAQAIPDSPLPFVDWSEPEDRVPAEWRWRVRALRPAPTPETAIYWPAPLIDDTCIDCPVCENVCPTDAITRDVQPDGGVTLTLSLASCTGCNACERSCPPQAIHMQPHWRRDALDSPILLRESGNILL from the coding sequence ATGTTAGAAAATGTTTTCAAACTGCTGGGCGAGTATGGCAACGTGCTGCCGCGCTATACCGGGCCGCGCTGCCTGTCCGAACGCCTGAGCGTGGGCGGCTGCGACCTGTGCCAGCAGGCCTGCCCGCACGACGCGATCATCATCTTTCAGAGCGTGAGTATCAACGCCGACGCGTGTACCGGCTGCGGCCTGTGTACCCAGGCATGTCCGAGCGGAGCGCTCGAATACGACGTGACCGCGCCCCTGAACGCCGTGCGCGAACAGAAGGCTCAGCCGCAGGGCGCGAAGATCGTGTGCAGCAAGAGCGAGGAAGGCGGCAGGAGCGTGCCGTGTCTGGCCCGCCTGACCGCCAGCACCGTCATGGCCGCCGGAGCCTGGGACACGCCACTGACGCTGGTACACGGCGACTGCGAGACGTGTACGCTGGGCGGGCCGAGCGTGCCTGCCTCGGTGCAGGGCGTCATCGACGAGGCCCAGCGGCTCCGCGCCCCCACCGGGCGGCCCACCGACGTCACGCTGCGGGCGCACGATCCCGAGCAGCAGGGGTCCGGCGAGCGGGTCAGCCGACGCCTGCTCTTCGGGGCGGTGGCACGCGGCGCGGGGCGCATGGCGGCTCAGGCGATTCCCGATTCACCGCTGCCCTTTGTGGACTGGTCGGAACCCGAGGACCGCGTGCCTGCCGAGTGGCGCTGGCGGGTGCGGGCGCTGCGGCCTGCGCCGACCCCGGAAACGGCGATCTACTGGCCTGCTCCGCTGATCGACGACACCTGCATCGACTGTCCGGTGTGCGAGAACGTCTGCCCGACCGACGCCATCACCAGAGACGTGCAGCCTGACGGCGGCGTGACGCTGACGCTCTCGCTGGCAAGCTGTACCGGCTGCAACGCCTGCGAACGCAGCTGTCCTCCGCAGGCCATTCACATGCAGCCTCACTGGCGGCGCGACGCGCTCGACTCGCCCATCCTGCTGCGCGAGTCGGGGAACATCCTTCTGTGA
- a CDS encoding LysR family transcriptional regulator: MSSAARSPSPRAPSVRSSVRSTGPRPTLAQLRVFVAVARAGAFSEAATDLNMSQSTLSEGVAGLERALGVRLLERSPSGVALTATGERVLDHAVRAIQASDDLMLSALDDEALTGTLTVAAYRSLGVHLLPPALAAVHARFPLLEVKVLNAESDGQGGQQLILKRQADVGLMLDSDAPFLSYPLIQDDYVAVVPRREFGKDVDPAAFNWAELSRRALLLPPSSDPCFQRVFSHLQEHGIVPQTIMEFADDDVIFSMVAHGLGISIQPSLATIPLRSDLMTVPLPVRLTRSLVVATLPGRASLPHIRGFIEAVRASAAQLALSSGMAGQQVHVPGV, from the coding sequence ATGTCCAGCGCTGCCCGCTCTCCTTCACCCCGCGCCCCCTCCGTTCGCTCCTCTGTCCGTTCGACTGGCCCACGCCCCACGCTGGCGCAGCTGCGGGTGTTCGTGGCGGTGGCGCGGGCTGGAGCCTTCAGCGAGGCCGCCACCGACCTGAACATGTCGCAGAGCACGCTGTCGGAAGGGGTGGCAGGGCTGGAACGCGCCCTGGGTGTGCGCCTGCTGGAGCGCTCTCCGAGCGGCGTGGCGCTCACCGCCACCGGAGAACGGGTGCTCGATCACGCGGTGCGGGCGATTCAGGCCAGCGACGACCTGATGCTGAGTGCCCTGGACGACGAGGCGCTGACCGGCACGCTGACGGTGGCGGCGTACCGTAGCCTGGGCGTGCATCTGCTGCCCCCGGCCCTGGCAGCGGTGCATGCCCGTTTTCCGCTGCTGGAAGTGAAGGTGCTGAACGCCGAATCAGACGGGCAGGGCGGGCAGCAGCTGATTCTGAAACGGCAGGCCGACGTGGGGCTGATGCTCGATTCCGATGCGCCTTTTCTGTCGTATCCGCTGATTCAGGATGATTATGTGGCGGTGGTGCCGCGCCGCGAATTTGGAAAAGACGTTGACCCTGCTGCGTTCAACTGGGCCGAACTGAGCCGCCGGGCGCTGCTCCTGCCGCCGTCCAGCGATCCGTGCTTTCAGCGGGTCTTCAGCCACCTTCAGGAACACGGCATCGTGCCGCAGACCATCATGGAATTTGCGGACGACGACGTGATCTTCTCGATGGTGGCGCACGGGCTGGGCATCTCGATCCAGCCGTCGCTGGCGACCATTCCGCTCAGAAGCGACCTGATGACCGTGCCGCTGCCGGTGCGCCTGACCCGCTCGCTGGTGGTCGCGACGCTGCCTGGCCGCGCCAGCCTGCCGCATATCCGGGGCTTTATCGAGGCGGTCCGCGCATCGGCGGCGCAGCTCGCGCTGAGTTCGGGGATGGCGGGGCAGCAGGTGCATGTGCCGGGGGTCTGA